One genomic window of Streptomyces sp. WP-1 includes the following:
- a CDS encoding iron ABC transporter permease has protein sequence MGTTTISTTDTVPTSEAADRRPRAAVLAVRLLGLLLACGLLVLVTVVSVAVGAKAIPPGEVLRALFHGPASVDDAVVLDLRLPRTLLGIAVGAALGLAGVLMQALTRNPLADPGILGVNMGASAAVVVAIALWRTTDPSFCVWFAFAGAGLAAALVQLLGTRGRSGPPPVRLALAGTAVSAVLSALISVVTLLRPDVFDQFRFWGVGSLAGQPMSVLTGTLPFLGAGALLALGLSGALNALALGDDTARALGTAVPRTRVLGMLAVTLLCGAATAAVGPIAFVGLAVPHLARAFTGPDHRWLLPYSMVLGATLLLGSDVLGRVVARPGEIQAGIVTAFAGAPVFIALVRRRRIAEL, from the coding sequence ATGGGCACCACCACGATCAGCACCACCGATACGGTGCCCACATCCGAGGCCGCGGACCGAAGACCGCGCGCGGCCGTGCTCGCCGTACGGCTGCTCGGGCTTCTCCTCGCCTGCGGACTGCTGGTCCTCGTCACCGTGGTGAGCGTCGCCGTCGGCGCCAAGGCCATCCCGCCCGGCGAGGTGCTGCGCGCGCTGTTCCACGGCCCGGCCTCGGTGGACGACGCGGTCGTCCTCGACCTGCGGCTGCCGCGCACGCTGCTCGGCATCGCCGTCGGCGCCGCACTGGGCCTCGCGGGCGTGCTGATGCAGGCGCTGACCCGCAATCCGCTCGCCGACCCCGGCATCCTCGGCGTCAACATGGGCGCCTCGGCGGCCGTGGTCGTCGCCATCGCGCTGTGGCGCACCACCGATCCGTCCTTCTGCGTCTGGTTCGCGTTCGCCGGCGCCGGACTGGCCGCCGCGCTGGTCCAGTTGCTCGGCACGCGCGGCCGGTCCGGTCCGCCACCGGTACGGCTCGCGCTCGCGGGTACGGCGGTCAGCGCCGTGCTCAGCGCGCTGATCTCCGTCGTCACCCTGCTGCGGCCTGACGTCTTCGACCAGTTCCGCTTCTGGGGTGTGGGCTCCCTGGCCGGGCAGCCGATGTCCGTCCTCACCGGGACACTGCCGTTCCTCGGCGCGGGCGCGCTGCTGGCCCTCGGCCTGTCCGGTGCGCTCAACGCGCTCGCCCTCGGCGACGACACAGCCCGCGCCCTCGGTACGGCCGTCCCGCGCACCCGCGTCCTCGGGATGCTCGCCGTCACCCTGCTGTGCGGAGCGGCGACGGCGGCCGTCGGCCCGATCGCCTTCGTCGGTCTGGCGGTCCCCCATCTGGCCAGGGCGTTCACCGGGCCTGACCACCGCTGGCTGCTGCCGTACTCCATGGTCCTCGGCGCGACCCTGCTGCTCGGATCCGACGTCCTCGGCCGGGTGGTCGCCCGGCCCGGCGAGATCCAGGCCGGGATCGTGACGGCCTTCGCCGGAGCGCCCGTCTTCATCGCCCTCGTCCGCCGCCGCAGGATCGCCGAACTGTGA
- a CDS encoding VanZ family protein, whose translation MRRRHVLPLPVRMLAMLCAFVLMVGFAVVLAKITLEPSPASVSLVHSNLHPGRSIRAYLDQPQLRDAVKQIGGNILLGVPFGILVPVLAPGARGIWRVLLLTATVMLLVEMAQGALVTGRAFDVDDVILNTSGALLGYLLVGRRLGRVHDRRASA comes from the coding sequence GTGCGCCGTCGGCACGTTCTCCCCCTGCCGGTCCGGATGCTGGCGATGCTGTGCGCCTTCGTCCTCATGGTGGGCTTCGCCGTCGTCCTCGCCAAGATCACCCTGGAGCCGTCCCCGGCCTCGGTCTCCCTGGTGCACAGCAATCTGCACCCCGGCCGCTCCATCCGGGCCTACCTGGACCAGCCCCAACTGCGGGACGCCGTCAAGCAGATCGGCGGCAACATCCTGCTGGGCGTGCCGTTCGGCATACTGGTGCCGGTGCTCGCGCCGGGCGCCCGGGGCATCTGGCGGGTGCTGCTGCTGACCGCGACCGTGATGCTGCTGGTGGAGATGGCCCAGGGCGCCCTGGTCACCGGGCGGGCCTTCGACGTGGACGACGTCATCCTCAACACGTCCGGCGCGCTGCTCGGTTACCTCCTGGTGGGCCGCAGGCTGGGGCGGGTGCACGACCGCCGCGCGAGCGCCTGA
- a CDS encoding ABC transporter ATP-binding protein yields MTVPAAAPPRRPAAPAPPATAAPAPAASPRALLWWSLGDRRRDLLLASVLFSTHQLGEALVPVLVGATVGGAVRSATPASTLRWLGLLALDFLLLSLSYRFGARASVRARQHTEHRIRMALARRVLRPAGGVRLVPGDLLGRASGDAERMGAFAGALAGTVAAVVVLLGATVLLLRISLGLGALVVAGTAGVLLAQNRLSHALRRSSGAEQDRQARATALAEELVRGLRVLKGIGAERAVAADYARGSEEAVRAARRAVSAEGALVSVGVLLTGLCLTAVAAVGGGLALEGRIGLGRLIALLGLAQFVNGPMRVVGAAHARYVRALASAARVHEVLGTPPAVPEPAAAPSPPPHGEPAGTGGARRTPAPPDSGPGASSGKTRGTLDFRGVPLPGGSRAEWSVPAGGMTGLVCADPADADAVALLLAREEDPEEGRILLDGTDLTALPLDTLRATVLVSHHEPVLLPGTVADNLTALTEDTTAVAEAAHASFADEVVRALPRGAHTTVGDRGETLSGGQRQRVALGRALAARPPVLVLHDPTTAVDAATEDAVADRVRRLREHRTTLVITTSPAWLARCDRLVHVPAADRAVAR; encoded by the coding sequence GTGACCGTACCCGCCGCCGCCCCTCCCCGCCGCCCCGCCGCCCCGGCTCCCCCTGCCACCGCCGCTCCCGCCCCGGCCGCCTCGCCCCGGGCGCTGCTGTGGTGGTCCCTGGGCGACCGCCGACGGGACCTGCTGCTGGCGTCGGTGCTGTTCAGCACGCACCAGTTGGGCGAGGCGCTGGTGCCGGTGCTCGTCGGCGCCACGGTCGGCGGGGCCGTCCGGTCCGCCACCCCCGCGTCGACACTCCGCTGGCTCGGCCTGCTGGCGCTGGACTTCCTGCTGCTGTCCCTGTCGTACCGCTTCGGCGCGCGAGCTTCGGTGCGCGCCCGGCAGCACACCGAGCACCGGATCCGGATGGCGCTCGCGCGGCGCGTGCTGCGCCCGGCCGGCGGGGTGCGGCTGGTGCCGGGCGACCTGCTCGGCCGGGCGTCCGGTGACGCCGAGCGGATGGGCGCCTTCGCCGGTGCCCTCGCCGGCACGGTGGCCGCGGTGGTCGTCCTGCTCGGCGCCACGGTGCTGCTGCTGCGCATCTCCCTCGGACTCGGCGCGCTCGTCGTGGCCGGCACCGCCGGGGTCCTGCTCGCGCAGAACCGCCTCTCCCACGCCCTGCGCCGCAGCAGCGGCGCCGAGCAGGACCGGCAGGCGCGGGCCACCGCCCTGGCCGAGGAACTGGTCCGCGGGCTGCGGGTGCTCAAGGGCATCGGCGCCGAGCGCGCGGTCGCCGCCGACTACGCCCGGGGCAGCGAGGAGGCCGTACGCGCGGCGCGGCGGGCGGTGTCCGCCGAGGGTGCGCTCGTGTCGGTGGGCGTCCTGCTCACCGGGCTCTGCCTGACCGCCGTCGCCGCGGTCGGCGGCGGGCTCGCCCTGGAGGGCCGGATCGGCCTCGGCCGGCTGATCGCCTTGCTCGGCCTCGCCCAGTTCGTGAACGGCCCGATGCGTGTCGTCGGCGCCGCCCACGCACGCTACGTCCGCGCCCTCGCGTCGGCCGCGCGCGTCCACGAGGTGCTCGGCACGCCACCGGCCGTACCGGAACCGGCGGCGGCCCCGTCCCCGCCGCCGCACGGGGAGCCGGCCGGCACCGGCGGAGCCCGCCGGACACCGGCCCCGCCGGACTCCGGACCCGGGGCGTCCTCGGGCAAGACACGCGGCACCCTCGACTTCCGGGGCGTACCGCTGCCGGGCGGGAGCCGCGCCGAGTGGTCCGTCCCCGCCGGTGGCATGACCGGCCTCGTATGTGCCGACCCCGCCGACGCCGACGCCGTCGCCCTGCTGCTCGCCCGCGAGGAGGACCCCGAAGAGGGGCGGATCCTGCTGGACGGCACCGATCTGACGGCGCTCCCCCTGGACACGCTCAGGGCCACCGTGCTGGTCAGCCACCACGAACCGGTGCTGCTGCCCGGCACCGTCGCCGACAACCTGACCGCCCTCACCGAGGACACCACCGCCGTGGCCGAAGCCGCCCATGCCTCCTTCGCCGACGAGGTCGTACGCGCCCTGCCACGCGGCGCGCACACCACCGTCGGCGACCGCGGCGAGACCCTCTCCGGCGGCCAGCGCCAGCGCGTCGCCCTGGGCCGCGCCCTCGCCGCCCGGCCCCCCGTACTGGTCCTGCACGACCCCACCACCGCCGTGGACGCGGCCACGGAGGACGCCGTCGCCGACCGGGTCCGGCGCCTACGCGAGCACCGCACCACCCTGGTCATCACGACCAGCCCGGCCTGGCTCGCGCGCTGCGACCGACTCGTCCACGTACCCGCGGCGGACCGGGCGGTGGCACGGTGA
- a CDS encoding DUF4230 domain-containing protein, with protein MSTDLKRPPRRMPGWAKVVAAFALVLALLFAGIRLAVLPGVKDLLGTRTHDRSGPALLKSINDMSRYDAASGDFQVVVDLEKDAKYLPDALHGTRTLYVGAGTVEAYVDLGKVGDKDVTVNKDRTSATLRLPHARLGEPALDADHSYAVSKQRGLLDRLGDFFSDNPDSEHAVQKLAVSHIGEAAKGSGLTARAETNTTDMLEGLLHSLGFKDVHVSYG; from the coding sequence ATGTCGACCGACCTCAAGCGGCCGCCCAGACGTATGCCCGGCTGGGCGAAGGTGGTGGCCGCCTTCGCGCTGGTGCTGGCGCTGCTGTTCGCCGGGATCAGGCTGGCCGTGCTCCCGGGGGTCAAGGACCTGCTCGGGACCCGGACGCACGACCGCTCGGGTCCCGCTCTCCTGAAGTCCATCAACGACATGAGCCGTTACGACGCGGCCTCGGGCGACTTCCAGGTGGTCGTCGACCTGGAGAAGGACGCCAAGTACCTGCCGGACGCCCTGCACGGCACCCGCACGCTGTACGTCGGCGCCGGCACCGTGGAGGCGTACGTGGACCTCGGCAAGGTCGGCGACAAGGACGTGACGGTGAACAAGGACCGCACGTCGGCAACGCTGCGCCTGCCGCACGCGCGACTGGGTGAACCGGCCCTGGACGCCGACCACTCCTACGCCGTCTCCAAGCAGCGCGGACTGCTCGACCGCCTGGGCGACTTCTTCTCGGACAACCCCGACAGCGAGCACGCCGTGCAGAAGCTCGCCGTGTCCCATATCGGTGAGGCGGCCAAGGGCAGCGGACTGACCGCGCGGGCCGAGACCAACACCACGGACATGCTGGAGGGTCTGCTGCACTCCCTCGGCTTCAAGGACGTGCACGTCTCCTACGGCTGA
- a CDS encoding DUF4157 domain-containing protein, producing MRDHEDAKATGIGRDRSSSRRADSAPSGEPAGLLGLQASVGNTAVVQMLRRSGRTEVQRSAVHDVLRAGGRPLDEGVRTDMEARLGADFSDVRVHSDARARASAAAMGARAYTSGNHIVIGDGGGDAHTLAHELTHVIQRRGPVAGTETGDGLRVSDPSDRFEREAEATAHRVMRAAPAGPAAHGPARGPADASGATPAGRPAVQRLLVLGQKGEAKAAEPAYADIRAELTDPELISAWEDTGNKPAIMKVLDEWITAPKQSTPQATANSRRGPRDALGRSYATMDEAAAAVLDRVNALPVAEVEKAISDDVAVDAKIREVLAGFVANALRPWLGEQRKQAAELEEMLSKTVAELASVRRLYLPYIEFGEKTLDGILGDPQAQGFATLISAIHDIAEILYGIKDLEQHVTVSAEQFKGYVFKDGAKLGGPRNSPAWALGDGAGQPGGSIDDLERTPVPNNFRGTMATPNQLNDQVRTAGRLGYPVSLGPSRTTGKLMKLADTTGADPAVKEAIAYALLALWYTDYRRDLTDIHRYHFVMDMAANFGVAYDPYQAPRNPATGGDYSQLIAATLDRFRKNHEEEAARYWKKAEELKLDPPAVPGPVNGSSSAAGAQPAQAVEDAVPAWRTDPVARAVMSALKAAPKFRITGEKQEAIGRLQLTEAQFDAAFALLTSKDHVGNKPLVQLDRMGLVLTNPGRTAAKKAADL from the coding sequence TTGCGCGATCACGAGGACGCCAAAGCCACCGGGATCGGCAGGGACCGCAGCTCTTCCCGCAGAGCCGACTCCGCGCCGTCCGGCGAGCCGGCCGGGCTGCTCGGGCTCCAGGCGTCGGTGGGCAACACGGCGGTCGTACAGATGCTCCGCCGGTCCGGCCGGACCGAGGTGCAGAGGTCCGCCGTCCACGACGTCCTGCGCGCCGGGGGCCGGCCGCTCGACGAGGGCGTGCGGACCGACATGGAGGCGCGGCTGGGCGCGGACTTCTCGGACGTGCGCGTGCACAGTGACGCCAGGGCCAGGGCGTCGGCGGCCGCGATGGGGGCGCGTGCCTACACCTCGGGCAACCACATCGTCATCGGCGACGGCGGCGGGGACGCCCATACGCTCGCGCACGAGCTGACCCATGTCATCCAGCGGCGGGGGCCGGTCGCGGGCACGGAGACGGGCGACGGGCTGCGGGTGTCCGATCCGTCGGACCGCTTCGAGCGGGAGGCGGAGGCGACCGCGCACCGGGTCATGCGCGCAGCCCCGGCCGGACCGGCGGCGCACGGACCGGCGCGCGGACCGGCGGACGCGTCCGGGGCGACACCGGCGGGGCGGCCCGCGGTCCAGCGGCTGCTGGTCCTCGGCCAGAAGGGCGAGGCGAAGGCGGCGGAGCCCGCGTACGCGGACATCCGGGCGGAGCTCACGGACCCGGAGCTGATCAGCGCCTGGGAGGACACCGGGAACAAACCGGCGATCATGAAGGTGCTCGACGAGTGGATCACCGCCCCGAAGCAGTCCACCCCCCAGGCGACCGCGAACAGCAGGCGCGGCCCTCGGGACGCTCTCGGCCGCTCGTACGCGACGATGGACGAGGCGGCCGCCGCCGTGCTGGACCGCGTCAACGCCCTGCCGGTCGCCGAGGTGGAGAAGGCGATCTCCGACGACGTGGCCGTCGACGCGAAGATCAGGGAGGTCCTGGCCGGTTTCGTCGCGAACGCCCTGCGGCCCTGGCTCGGGGAGCAGCGCAAGCAGGCGGCGGAACTGGAGGAGATGCTGTCGAAGACCGTGGCGGAACTGGCGTCGGTGCGGCGGCTCTATCTGCCGTACATCGAGTTCGGCGAGAAGACGCTGGACGGGATACTCGGCGACCCCCAGGCCCAGGGGTTCGCCACGCTCATCAGCGCCATCCATGACATCGCCGAGATCCTCTACGGCATCAAGGATCTCGAACAGCATGTCACCGTCTCCGCGGAGCAGTTCAAGGGCTATGTGTTCAAGGACGGGGCGAAGCTCGGGGGCCCGCGGAACTCGCCCGCGTGGGCGCTGGGTGACGGGGCGGGGCAGCCGGGCGGGAGCATCGACGATCTGGAGCGGACGCCCGTCCCCAACAACTTCCGGGGGACCATGGCGACGCCGAACCAGCTCAACGACCAGGTGCGGACCGCCGGGCGGCTCGGCTACCCGGTGTCGCTGGGGCCGTCGCGGACGACGGGCAAGCTGATGAAGCTGGCCGACACCACCGGTGCCGACCCGGCGGTCAAGGAGGCCATCGCCTACGCGCTGCTGGCCCTGTGGTACACGGACTACCGGCGCGACCTCACGGACATCCACCGCTACCACTTCGTGATGGACATGGCGGCCAACTTCGGTGTCGCCTACGACCCTTACCAGGCGCCGCGCAATCCGGCGACGGGCGGGGACTACTCCCAGCTGATCGCCGCCACGCTCGACAGGTTCCGCAAGAACCACGAGGAGGAGGCGGCGCGCTACTGGAAGAAGGCCGAGGAGCTGAAGCTCGATCCGCCCGCGGTCCCCGGTCCGGTCAACGGGTCGTCGTCGGCCGCGGGTGCGCAGCCCGCACAGGCGGTGGAGGACGCGGTTCCCGCGTGGCGGACCGACCCGGTCGCACGGGCCGTGATGTCGGCCCTCAAGGCCGCGCCCAAGTTCCGGATCACGGGCGAGAAGCAGGAAGCGATCGGCCGGCTCCAGCTCACGGAGGCGCAGTTCGACGCGGCGTTCGCCCTTCTGACGTCGAAGGACCATGTGGGGAACAAGCCGCTGGTGCAGCTCGACCGCATGGGTCTGGTGCTCACGAACCCGGGCAGAACGGCGGCCAAGAAGGCGGCGGACCTGTGA
- a CDS encoding AraC family transcriptional regulator: MAHEQTIDLERFEMVRGQTFQHHVHDEHQLAWASTGVVMVDIQDRCWVLPPHLALWIPGGVRHATGALRQSVLQGVYLDPATCPLAWTRPTVLAVPPLARHLIGHLAGELPPAGRAHAEAVLLDVLRPAEATVFELPLPADPRAREAAALLLDDPADRRGLGELGRAVGASERTLLRLFLAETGMTFTQWRTHARLQAALAHLAEGLPVGRVAERVGYATPSAFVAAFRRVTGATPAAYFARSRGSKEQPGEPE; this comes from the coding sequence ATGGCACACGAGCAGACCATCGATCTCGAACGGTTCGAGATGGTCCGGGGGCAGACCTTCCAGCACCACGTCCATGACGAGCACCAACTCGCCTGGGCCAGCACCGGTGTGGTCATGGTCGACATCCAGGACCGCTGCTGGGTGCTGCCCCCGCATCTGGCGCTGTGGATCCCGGGCGGTGTCCGGCACGCCACCGGGGCGCTGCGGCAGTCGGTGCTCCAGGGCGTCTATCTGGACCCGGCGACGTGTCCGCTGGCCTGGACCCGGCCGACCGTGCTCGCCGTACCGCCGCTCGCCCGGCATCTGATCGGGCACCTGGCCGGCGAACTGCCGCCCGCGGGGCGCGCGCACGCCGAGGCCGTGCTCCTGGACGTGCTGCGTCCGGCGGAGGCCACCGTGTTCGAGCTGCCGCTGCCGGCCGATCCACGGGCCAGGGAGGCCGCCGCGCTGCTGCTGGACGATCCGGCGGACCGGCGCGGGCTGGGCGAGCTGGGGCGTGCGGTCGGGGCCAGCGAGCGCACCCTGCTGCGGCTCTTCCTGGCCGAGACGGGGATGACGTTCACTCAGTGGCGGACCCATGCCCGGCTCCAGGCCGCCCTCGCCCATCTCGCCGAGGGCCTGCCCGTCGGGCGGGTGGCCGAGCGGGTGGGCTATGCGACGCCCAGCGCGTTCGTCGCCGCGTTCCGCCGGGTGACCGGGGCGACGCCCGCCGCCTATTTCGCCCGGTCGAGGGGGTCGAAGGAGCAGCCGGGCGAGCCCGAGTGA
- a CDS encoding ABC transporter ATP-binding protein: MTTPVTATTLLPVATARQTRARLRAALRGRGPALWAALAALVLDSALTLAGPVAIGRITQAVADHRAPSALVGPVLLLTAAAVAGALTAWAATVLLARVVLPVTGRLREDAVTSALALPVDLVEAGGTGDLVARVSGDTERVADAASGALGDFAAAALAILAALAGLAALDWRFAVAGLLAVPLQAHTLRWYLRTSQPLYAAGRTAEGRRASALLGAFTALPTLRALRLGPGRYARVEAASEEAMSYEFRATRAATRFYGRLNIAEFTGLSAVLLVAWALVHSGRADVGAATTAALFFVGLFDPVNTLLGTFDTVQQATAALARVVGVTLGRTAPERSPEPSSARRGEGIAVRGVRHRYGEDGPDVLHGIDLGIRPGQRLAVVGATGSGKSTLATLIAGMRTPYAGGVTLDGVPTGDLARPGAAGNRRIVLVTQEHHLFPGTVADNLRLACREASDEEIRAALAVVGAADWTDALPDGPGTAVGRGGIRLTARQVQQLALARVLLLDPEVVVLDEATAEAGSDMARSLDRAALAVTEGRTAVVVAHRLSQAATADVVVVMADGRVVEQGHPDELRAAGGAYARLWASWTYGR, translated from the coding sequence GTGACGACCCCGGTGACCGCGACGACGCTGCTCCCCGTCGCCACCGCGCGGCAGACCCGCGCCCGGCTGCGCGCCGCCCTGCGCGGCCGGGGGCCCGCGCTGTGGGCGGCCCTCGCCGCGCTCGTCCTCGACAGCGCCCTGACCCTGGCGGGCCCGGTGGCGATCGGCCGGATCACCCAGGCCGTCGCCGACCACCGTGCCCCGAGCGCGCTGGTCGGGCCCGTCCTGCTCCTGACCGCCGCCGCCGTGGCCGGCGCGCTCACCGCGTGGGCCGCCACCGTGCTGCTGGCCCGGGTCGTCCTGCCGGTGACCGGCCGACTGCGCGAGGACGCCGTCACCTCGGCGCTCGCGCTGCCCGTGGACCTCGTGGAGGCGGGCGGCACCGGCGACCTGGTCGCCCGGGTCTCCGGCGACACGGAACGGGTCGCGGACGCCGCCTCCGGAGCCCTGGGCGACTTCGCGGCGGCGGCGCTCGCCATCCTCGCCGCCCTCGCCGGACTGGCCGCCCTGGACTGGCGGTTCGCCGTCGCCGGACTCCTCGCGGTGCCCCTCCAGGCGCACACCCTGCGCTGGTACCTGCGCACCTCCCAGCCGCTCTACGCGGCCGGCCGCACCGCCGAGGGCCGCCGCGCCTCGGCACTGCTCGGCGCGTTCACCGCCCTGCCCACCCTGCGCGCCCTGCGCCTCGGACCGGGCCGGTACGCGCGGGTGGAGGCGGCTTCCGAGGAGGCGATGTCGTACGAGTTCCGGGCGACCCGCGCGGCCACCCGCTTCTACGGCCGCCTCAACATCGCCGAGTTCACCGGTCTGAGCGCGGTCCTCCTCGTGGCCTGGGCCCTGGTCCACAGCGGGCGCGCCGACGTGGGGGCCGCGACCACGGCGGCGCTCTTCTTCGTCGGCCTGTTCGACCCGGTGAACACCCTGCTCGGCACGTTCGACACCGTGCAGCAGGCGACCGCCGCGCTCGCCCGGGTCGTCGGCGTCACCCTGGGCCGGACGGCGCCCGAGCGGAGTCCCGAGCCGTCGTCCGCCCGGCGCGGGGAGGGGATCGCCGTGCGTGGCGTCCGCCACCGGTACGGGGAGGACGGCCCTGACGTCCTGCACGGCATCGACCTCGGCATCCGCCCCGGGCAGCGTCTGGCCGTCGTCGGCGCGACCGGTTCGGGCAAGTCCACCCTGGCGACGCTGATCGCCGGGATGCGCACGCCGTACGCGGGCGGCGTCACGCTGGACGGCGTCCCCACCGGCGACCTCGCCCGCCCCGGGGCGGCGGGCAACCGGAGGATCGTCCTGGTCACCCAGGAACACCACCTCTTCCCCGGGACGGTGGCCGACAACCTCCGCCTCGCGTGCCGGGAGGCGTCGGACGAGGAGATCCGGGCCGCGCTCGCCGTCGTGGGCGCGGCGGACTGGACCGACGCCCTGCCGGACGGCCCCGGCACCGCCGTCGGCCGGGGCGGCATCCGGCTCACCGCCCGGCAGGTTCAGCAACTCGCCCTCGCCCGGGTGCTGTTGCTCGACCCGGAGGTGGTCGTGCTGGACGAGGCGACGGCCGAGGCCGGCAGCGACATGGCCCGGTCCCTCGACCGGGCCGCCCTGGCGGTGACCGAGGGCCGGACCGCGGTCGTGGTGGCGCACCGGCTCTCCCAGGCGGCGACGGCCGATGTCGTGGTGGTGATGGCGGACGGCCGGGTGGTCGAACAGGGGCACCCGGACGAACTGCGGGCCGCGGGCGGCGCCTACGCCCGGCTGTGGGCGTCCTGGACGTACGGGCGGTGA